A window of Megalops cyprinoides isolate fMegCyp1 chromosome 13, fMegCyp1.pri, whole genome shotgun sequence genomic DNA:
tgtatgtcttgTTCTAACAGGTGAAGTCAGCAGTATGTGCAACTGGACAGTCTTTGATAGTGTAAACTCAACGTGCTATTTCTTAGAATGTCCCAATATCACCATCTGCCAAAGCATCAACGTGGAAGCGCTGCTGAAAAAACAAGGTGTGTCCAACGGAGGTTCGCtgtttctgcattgtgtgaATGGTGTGAACTTAATGAGATTGTAATAGTTAATAGTTTATCTGTTGAAATGCTTCGTGGGTGTCCGTGATGGTGTTTAACTTCACTTGATTACAGGAGCTCAACTGCAGTGGATAGGAGTAAACAGAACGGTCCtgtatttttccctttcagaaGCTGATGTTAGCACTGACCCTGAACCTGTAACCCCAGCCTTGTCCACATCTACTCCTCACATGCCTGTTCCTGAAACCACTTCCACCCCACAGCCAGCCTCCTTAGTCCCCGCCAACACCTCTGACAATGGTACACTCAAAGCTGCTGGGTCCACCAACGCAGACCGAAAACTTAACGATTCTTTAACCCTCAATGGGACCATTGGTGATGACCTTGGGCAGGGCACCCCTGTTGTAAACCAGACCCAGAATCAGAGTTCAGTAATTATTCCCACTGCTACACCCAAGGCTAAGGAACCTGTATCACCTCAGTCAAGTAGCATGGTGCCCTCTGTTGCTGTGGCTGCCACCACCCATCCTGCTCCCACGACAGCAACTGCAACCACATTGCATACTACCAAGTCAACAAGCACAACGAcaagcacaacaacaacaacaacaacccaGAGGCAGCCAATTCCCACCACAGCAAGGACTCCGCCACGAACAACAACCATTACCACGACAACATCGCCTGCAACCTCCACAGTGACCACGACGACAGCGTCAACAACCCCCATCACCGAAATTGTAACAACCACCACCTCGACGACAGCTGTGGTCAAGGAGGCGTCACCACCGACCACGAAGAAGGCTACGAGCACCCAGGGTCCCTCAGGGAATGTTCCACAGGCGGGGACCACCACCTCCAAAGCTGGTacaggagaggagggtggaACCAACAATGCTGGTATAGACATAGCTGCTGGGCCTCTGACCAGGCAGCTGGTGGACACCAGCTCCCTGCTGGCCGTCTTCCTGTTCGGTCTGATCTTCTTCCTTGTGACAGTAGCACTCTTCCTCAGGAAGGCTTACGACAGCTACAAGAAGAGAGACTACACCCAAGTGGACTACCTGATCAATGGAATGTATTCGGATTCAGGCGTCTAACAGCTGCAGTACTATGGGAGAGTGTTGTTTACATTCcaggtgttttttccccctcatttttctattgtttctgttgctttttgtttgggATCAGGACTGTAGTCTGGTTGCA
This region includes:
- the LOC118788090 gene encoding uncharacterized protein C11orf24 homolog, producing the protein MTLRTLLALLPVLAVLAALCLSSHAGNTPRFTTIQTVNESMCASACEVSSMCNWTVFDSVNSTCYFLECPNITICQSINVEALLKKQEADVSTDPEPVTPALSTSTPHMPVPETTSTPQPASLVPANTSDNGTLKAAGSTNADRKLNDSLTLNGTIGDDLGQGTPVVNQTQNQSSVIIPTATPKAKEPVSPQSSSMVPSVAVAATTHPAPTTATATTLHTTKSTSTTTSTTTTTTTQRQPIPTTARTPPRTTTITTTTSPATSTVTTTTASTTPITEIVTTTTSTTAVVKEASPPTTKKATSTQGPSGNVPQAGTTTSKAGTGEEGGTNNAGIDIAAGPLTRQLVDTSSLLAVFLFGLIFFLVTVALFLRKAYDSYKKRDYTQVDYLINGMYSDSGV